The Fusobacterium simiae genome window below encodes:
- a CDS encoding Txe/YoeB family addiction module toxin encodes MVEEYEVYILKKASKDKENIKQFPALKKNVDKLINLIKKNPFQTPPPYEVLIGDLKGYYSRRINKQHRLVYEVIEKEKRINIISMWKHYEF; translated from the coding sequence ATGGTAGAAGAATATGAAGTTTATATTTTAAAGAAAGCGAGTAAAGATAAAGAAAATATTAAACAGTTTCCTGCATTAAAAAAGAATGTAGATAAGTTAATAAATCTTATCAAAAAAAATCCTTTTCAAACTCCTCCTCCTTATGAAGTTTTGATAGGAGATCTTAAAGGTTATTATTCAAGAAGAATTAATAAACAACATAGATTAGTGTATGAAGTTATTGAAAAAGAAAAAAGGATAAATATTATTAGTATGTGGAAACATTATGAATTTTAA